A portion of the Halalkalicoccus tibetensis genome contains these proteins:
- a CDS encoding NADH-quinone oxidoreductase subunit B — MSDTPKRTIHESSDPMTKTREARMGDVDSRFNSRLREAFGSSPFILTKFDQFMNWARGSSMFMLQFGIACCSLEMMHTYAVKHDLDRFGSGVPRASPRQADTIIIPGTIVSKFAPRMKRVYDQMAEPKFVVNMGSCAISGGPFQEGYNVVKGAEEVIPVDINVPGCPPRPEALLYGVVKLQERISQGESAPVTVKPYELEQFGDLEQDELTEKLADQIDTDDLIMRYNWADSP; from the coding sequence ATGAGCGACACACCAAAACGAACGATACACGAAAGCAGCGATCCCATGACGAAGACCCGCGAGGCTCGCATGGGCGACGTCGACAGCCGGTTCAACTCGCGGCTGCGTGAGGCCTTCGGCTCCTCGCCGTTCATTCTCACCAAGTTCGACCAGTTCATGAACTGGGCGCGAGGTTCCTCGATGTTCATGCTGCAGTTCGGGATCGCCTGCTGCAGCCTGGAGATGATGCACACCTACGCCGTGAAACACGACCTCGACCGGTTCGGCTCGGGCGTGCCACGGGCCTCGCCCCGACAGGCCGACACGATCATCATCCCCGGGACGATCGTCTCGAAGTTCGCCCCGCGGATGAAGCGCGTCTACGACCAGATGGCCGAGCCCAAGTTCGTCGTGAACATGGGTTCGTGTGCCATCTCCGGCGGGCCGTTTCAGGAGGGCTACAACGTCGTCAAGGGCGCCGAGGAGGTCATCCCGGTCGACATCAACGTCCCCGGCTGCCCGCCCCGCCCCGAGGCACTGCTCTACGGCGTCGTGAAGCTCCAAGAGCGCATCTCACAGGGCGAGTCCGCGCCGGTGACGGTCAAGCCATACGAGCTCGAGCAGTTCGGCGACCTCGAACAGGACGAGCTGACCGAGAAGCTCGCGGATCAGATCGACACCGACGACCTGATCATGCGGTACAACTGG
- the purE gene encoding 5-(carboxyamino)imidazole ribonucleotide mutase: MTLQDLIEGFEREAEREREPEATPEVGIIMGSDSDLDTMYGAYEALTELGFEEVTDYDDPPEARFTFETYVVSAHRTPKLMDAYATTAADRGLDVIIAGAGGKSADLPNMTASLAFPVPVIGVPVQEKSVDSVIGMPTGAPLVAVDAGKSFNAALSAVQVLAREHGELRERLVEYHEGLQGEVAAVSRELHESGTPGFRAEGKQ; this comes from the coding sequence ATGACCCTTCAGGACCTGATCGAGGGGTTCGAGCGCGAGGCGGAGCGCGAGCGCGAGCCCGAAGCGACCCCCGAGGTGGGGATCATCATGGGCAGCGACTCGGACCTCGACACCATGTACGGGGCCTACGAGGCCCTCACGGAGCTCGGCTTCGAGGAGGTCACCGACTACGACGACCCTCCGGAGGCGCGGTTCACCTTCGAGACGTACGTCGTCTCGGCCCACCGAACGCCGAAGCTGATGGACGCCTACGCGACGACGGCGGCCGACCGGGGGTTGGACGTGATCATCGCGGGCGCGGGCGGCAAGTCGGCGGACCTGCCGAACATGACCGCCTCGCTGGCCTTTCCCGTTCCGGTGATCGGCGTACCCGTCCAGGAGAAGTCGGTCGACTCGGTGATCGGGATGCCGACGGGCGCGCCGCTGGTCGCGGTCGACGCGGGCAAGTCATTCAACGCGGCGCTGTCGGCGGTGCAGGTTCTCGCGCGCGAGCACGGGGAGCTGCGCGAGCGGCTGGTCGAGTACCACGAGGGGTTGCAGGGGGAGGTCGCGGCGGTCTCCCGGGAGCTCCACGAGTCGGGGACCCCCGGATTCCGCGCGGAGGGAAAGCAGTGA
- a CDS encoding sulfatase-like hydrolase/transferase produces MSRPNALFLLTDQERYDLTEPGSPVETPNLDRLSEDGMAFERAYTPISICSSARASLLTGLYPHNHGMLNNCHEADAIRPNLPPELPTFGELLAEAGYVNRYVGKWHVGRDQGPEDFGFEYRGGADRHHDPGLAGDFERYREELGVDVDEGDLEDLEDRIHTGTGTLVAATDPAPVEATRPYYIAERAIECLRGETDEPFFLRTDLYGPHHPYVVPEPYASMYDPEAIERPGSYAETFEGKPAVHERYLRYRGADALDWETWSEAIAKYRGFMTLLDDQVGRILDALDEGDLEDTLVVHASDHGDFTGGHRQFNKGPLMYEDTYRIPLQIRWPGEVESGSTCREFVSLHDLMPTFLDLADAEIPDVDGRSIRPLLDGGVPADWREAHFAQYHGDEFGLYSQRMLRTKRYKYVHNGPDRNELYDLESDPHELTNLIEHPDYEDARGDLERRLLERMRETDDPLSQWAGDVLG; encoded by the coding sequence ATGAGCCGTCCGAACGCCCTGTTCCTTCTTACCGATCAGGAGCGCTACGACCTCACTGAGCCAGGTTCTCCCGTCGAGACGCCGAACCTCGACCGATTGTCCGAGGACGGAATGGCCTTCGAGCGGGCCTACACCCCGATCAGCATCTGTTCGTCCGCGCGCGCGTCGCTGCTCACGGGGCTCTACCCGCACAACCACGGGATGTTGAACAACTGCCACGAGGCCGACGCGATCCGGCCGAACCTCCCGCCCGAGCTGCCGACGTTCGGGGAGCTGCTCGCCGAGGCGGGCTACGTGAACCGGTACGTCGGCAAGTGGCACGTCGGGCGCGATCAGGGTCCCGAGGACTTCGGCTTCGAGTACCGCGGCGGGGCCGACCGCCACCACGACCCCGGCCTCGCCGGCGACTTCGAGCGCTACCGGGAGGAGCTCGGCGTCGACGTGGACGAGGGGGACCTGGAGGACCTGGAGGACCGGATCCACACCGGTACCGGGACGCTCGTCGCCGCGACCGACCCGGCCCCCGTCGAGGCGACGCGACCCTACTACATCGCCGAGCGGGCCATCGAGTGCCTACGTGGCGAGACTGACGAGCCGTTCTTTCTCAGAACCGACCTCTACGGGCCCCACCACCCCTACGTCGTGCCCGAACCGTACGCCTCGATGTACGACCCCGAGGCGATCGAACGGCCGGGGAGTTACGCCGAGACGTTCGAGGGCAAGCCCGCCGTCCACGAGCGGTACCTCCGCTATCGCGGGGCCGACGCGCTCGACTGGGAGACCTGGTCGGAGGCCATCGCCAAGTACCGGGGGTTCATGACGCTGCTCGACGACCAGGTCGGCCGGATCCTCGACGCGCTCGATGAGGGGGACCTCGAGGACACGCTGGTCGTCCACGCCTCGGACCACGGCGACTTCACGGGCGGTCACCGCCAGTTCAACAAGGGACCGCTGATGTACGAGGACACCTACCGAATTCCCCTCCAGATCCGCTGGCCCGGCGAGGTCGAATCGGGCTCGACCTGCCGGGAGTTCGTCTCGCTGCACGACCTGATGCCGACCTTCCTCGATCTGGCGGACGCGGAGATCCCCGACGTCGACGGTCGGTCGATCCGCCCGCTGCTCGACGGGGGGGTCCCCGCCGACTGGCGCGAGGCCCATTTCGCCCAGTACCACGGCGACGAGTTCGGGCTCTACTCCCAGCGGATGCTCCGCACGAAACGATACAAGTACGTCCACAACGGCCCCGACAGGAACGAGCTCTACGACCTCGAGTCGGATCCCCACGAACTGACCAACCTGATCGAGCATCCAGACTACGAGGATGCCCGTGGGGACCTCGAGAGGCGGCTGCTCGAACGGATGCGCGAGACGGACGACCCGCTCTCCCAGTGGGCCGGGGACGTGCTCGGGTAG
- a CDS encoding NADH-quinone oxidoreductase subunit A, which translates to MSTWIAVGALAVVGVAIPLGMMAVSALLRPTVPEQGKSSIYESGEIPTGTTRIRFNIQYYMVALLFLVFDIETIFIFPWVLIYSDAVAQVGLLHALGPMLVFIAVLVAALIWAWRTGVVQWIKSPEATKRSRLQ; encoded by the coding sequence ATGAGCACATGGATAGCAGTCGGGGCACTGGCGGTCGTGGGGGTGGCGATCCCGCTCGGTATGATGGCGGTATCGGCACTGCTGCGGCCAACGGTCCCCGAACAAGGCAAAAGTAGCATCTACGAGAGCGGTGAGATCCCGACGGGGACGACGCGCATTCGCTTTAACATTCAGTACTACATGGTGGCGCTGTTGTTTCTCGTCTTCGACATCGAGACGATCTTCATCTTCCCCTGGGTACTCATCTACAGTGACGCCGTGGCGCAGGTCGGCCTGCTCCACGCGCTGGGGCCGATGTTGGTCTTCATCGCCGTTCTCGTCGCCGCGCTGATCTGGGCGTGGCGCACGGGTGTGGTACAGTGGATCAAGAGCCCGGAAGCGACCAAACGGAGCAGACTACAATGA
- the purK gene encoding 5-(carboxyamino)imidazole ribonucleotide synthase, with product MTMRTVPGPTLGVVGGGQLGRMLAEAAAPLGIETVVLDPTPDCPAAPVAREQVVGAFDDPEGIRELAERADVLTFEIELADPDVLEEVSAETGVDVQPSPDTLRTIQDKLVQKRALADAGIPVPELRAVDSPGELRAALDDLGTPAMVKAREGGYDGRGNLPIEDPDDAEAVLSELGGRAMVEEMIDFERELSVIGVKGTDETATYVVGENVHEEEILRETVVPARASGAVRERAQSVAREVLELLEGRGVYGIELFEVSEGRSSSGEASGEILVNEIAPRPHNSGHWTIEGARSSQFEQHARAVCGLPLGSTELREPVVTKNVLGDDRESREARLAGVDQLLAEPLAHLHWYGKDEVRPLRKMGHFAVLGGDRSADELLESARTYRRHVEFEP from the coding sequence ATGACGATGCGAACCGTACCTGGACCCACGTTGGGCGTCGTCGGCGGCGGCCAGCTCGGACGGATGCTCGCCGAGGCGGCGGCGCCGCTCGGGATCGAGACCGTGGTTCTGGACCCGACGCCCGACTGCCCGGCCGCGCCCGTCGCGCGCGAGCAGGTCGTCGGCGCGTTCGACGACCCCGAGGGGATCCGGGAGCTCGCCGAGCGCGCGGACGTCCTGACCTTCGAGATCGAGCTGGCCGACCCGGACGTCCTCGAGGAGGTCTCGGCGGAGACGGGCGTCGACGTCCAGCCCTCGCCCGACACCCTCCGGACGATCCAGGACAAGCTGGTTCAGAAGCGCGCGCTCGCGGACGCCGGGATCCCGGTCCCCGAGCTCCGGGCCGTCGATTCCCCTGGGGAGCTGCGGGCAGCCCTCGACGACCTGGGAACGCCCGCGATGGTCAAGGCCCGCGAGGGCGGCTACGACGGCCGGGGTAACCTTCCGATCGAGGACCCCGACGACGCCGAGGCGGTGCTTTCCGAACTCGGCGGGAGGGCGATGGTCGAGGAGATGATCGACTTCGAGCGCGAGCTGTCGGTGATCGGCGTCAAAGGAACGGACGAGACCGCGACCTACGTCGTCGGCGAGAACGTCCACGAGGAGGAGATCCTCCGGGAGACCGTAGTCCCGGCGCGCGCGAGCGGGGCTGTCCGCGAACGCGCCCAGTCGGTCGCTCGCGAGGTGCTCGAACTGCTCGAGGGTCGCGGGGTGTACGGGATCGAGCTGTTCGAAGTGAGCGAGGGACGGAGTTCCTCGGGAGAAGCGAGCGGGGAGATCCTCGTCAACGAGATCGCGCCCCGGCCGCACAACTCGGGCCACTGGACGATCGAGGGCGCGCGCAGCTCGCAGTTCGAGCAGCACGCGCGGGCGGTCTGTGGCCTGCCGCTGGGATCGACGGAGCTGCGCGAGCCGGTCGTGACGAAGAACGTGCTCGGCGACGACCGCGAGTCCCGCGAGGCGCGCCTCGCCGGGGTGGATCAGCTACTCGCCGAGCCGCTTGCCCACCTCCACTGGTACGGAAAGGACGAGGTCCGCCCGCTGCGCAAGATGGGTCACTTCGCCGTCCTGGGCGGGGATCGTTCGGCCGACGAACTGCTGGAGTCGGCACGTACATACCGCCGGCACGTGGAGTTCGAGCCATGA
- a CDS encoding trehalose-6-phosphate synthase: MSDHQLSPSVTEALSERDLLIVSNRQPYSHDREDGEITVSRPAGGLTAGIDPVMQRAEGTWIAWGDGDADFEVADDGRVEVPPDDPSYTLSRVDLSEAELEGYYFGYSNQALWPLCHGMVYPMRCDGRDFERYRSVNRRFADATVEEAGDGSLIWFQDYHFALAPRFVRRELPGALLAQFWHIPWPTADTFGACPQAEELLDGLLANDLLVFHVPEYVENFLDCVAEAVPGASVDREDRTVSHAGVETAVRAFPLGIDAERTAELANRPDVWPDLAERYGLEGQTVAVGVDRLDYTKGIPERIDAIERFLEENPEWRGEFTYVQNGSASRSEIEAYEYLQKRVDTAIERVNDRFGTDEWRPVVRVDEMLPEAELYALYRHGDLALVSALRDGMNLVAKEYVASQIDDDGVLLLSEFAGAHEELGEDAVTINPYDTRAFADAIERALSMPADERTDRMAAQRRRVSEYDLVAWMDDVLETALARENDRDLSVTHV; encoded by the coding sequence ATGAGCGACCACCAGCTGAGCCCGTCGGTGACCGAGGCGCTCTCGGAGCGCGACCTGTTGATCGTCTCGAACCGGCAGCCCTACTCGCACGATCGCGAGGACGGGGAGATCACCGTCTCCCGGCCCGCGGGCGGGCTGACGGCGGGGATCGACCCGGTGATGCAGCGCGCCGAGGGCACCTGGATCGCGTGGGGCGACGGCGACGCCGACTTCGAGGTCGCGGACGACGGGCGCGTCGAGGTGCCCCCCGACGACCCCTCGTATACGCTCTCGCGGGTCGACCTGAGCGAGGCGGAGCTCGAGGGCTACTACTTCGGCTACAGCAACCAGGCGCTCTGGCCGCTCTGTCACGGGATGGTCTATCCGATGCGCTGTGACGGGCGGGACTTCGAGCGCTACCGGTCGGTCAACCGCCGGTTCGCCGACGCGACCGTCGAGGAGGCGGGCGACGGGAGCCTGATCTGGTTCCAGGACTACCACTTCGCGCTCGCGCCCCGGTTCGTCCGCCGGGAGCTCCCGGGGGCGTTGCTCGCGCAGTTCTGGCACATCCCTTGGCCCACAGCCGACACCTTCGGCGCCTGCCCGCAGGCCGAGGAGCTGCTCGACGGGCTGTTGGCCAACGACCTGCTCGTCTTCCACGTCCCTGAGTACGTGGAGAACTTCCTCGACTGCGTCGCGGAGGCGGTTCCCGGGGCGAGCGTCGACCGCGAGGACCGGACGGTCAGCCACGCCGGGGTGGAGACGGCGGTTCGGGCGTTCCCGCTCGGGATCGACGCCGAGCGGACGGCGGAGCTCGCCAACCGGCCGGACGTCTGGCCCGACCTCGCCGAACGGTACGGGCTCGAGGGCCAGACGGTCGCAGTCGGCGTCGACCGGCTGGATTACACCAAGGGCATTCCCGAACGGATCGACGCCATCGAGCGCTTCCTCGAGGAGAACCCCGAGTGGCGCGGCGAGTTCACCTACGTCCAGAACGGCTCGGCGAGCCGGAGCGAGATCGAGGCCTACGAGTACCTCCAAAAGCGGGTCGACACCGCGATCGAGCGGGTCAACGACCGGTTCGGGACCGACGAGTGGCGGCCCGTCGTTCGGGTCGACGAGATGCTCCCCGAGGCGGAGCTGTACGCGCTGTACCGCCACGGCGACCTCGCGCTCGTGAGCGCACTACGCGACGGGATGAACCTCGTCGCGAAGGAGTACGTCGCCTCCCAGATCGACGACGACGGCGTCCTCCTGCTCTCGGAGTTCGCGGGCGCCCACGAGGAGCTCGGCGAGGACGCGGTGACGATCAACCCCTACGACACCCGGGCGTTCGCCGACGCGATCGAGCGGGCGCTCTCGATGCCCGCCGACGAGCGGACGGACCGGATGGCCGCCCAGCGACGACGCGTCTCAGAGTACGACCTCGTCGCGTGGATGGACGACGTCCTCGAGACCGCGCTCGCCCGCGAGAACGACCGCGACCTCTCGGTGACGCATGTCTGA
- a CDS encoding sulfatase: MGHPNIAVVVMDTARATETVPADPAVTPTLAELAAEGTEYTNAFTSAPWTLPSHASLFTGTYTSRHGAHGGHTHLGEELRTLAEALGTEGYETVGISNNTWITEEFGYTRGFETFHKTWQLVQSETDLGEVTRAEHARGKLDAFVSQALSGNPLVNGLNALYDEFVRTNDDDGAARTTEWIGDWLDEREEDRPFFCFANYIEPHIEYGPPREYAEPFLPEGGYDEATAIRQDPRAYDVGEYDIDDREFELLEGLYKGELAYLDAKIGEFVDALKDAGEWEDTVLIVCGDHGENVGDHGFFGHQYNVYDTLLHVPLVIHGGAFEPATGEDELVQLLDLFPTLLDLADADAPAACEQAQGRSLLAGGPDRESVVAEYVSPQPSMEQLEERFGEIPEELYEYDRSLRAIRTREYKYVRGSDGTEELYDVEQDPEERFDIASTEAEIAADLADELDDWLDSFEHTEEGGEVEMTDATKGRLRDLGYL; the protein is encoded by the coding sequence ATGGGACATCCAAACATCGCGGTCGTCGTCATGGACACGGCGCGGGCGACGGAGACCGTTCCGGCCGACCCGGCGGTCACGCCGACGCTCGCCGAACTCGCGGCGGAGGGTACCGAGTACACGAACGCCTTCACGAGCGCACCGTGGACGCTGCCGTCCCACGCGTCGCTGTTCACCGGGACCTACACGTCGCGCCACGGCGCCCACGGCGGACACACGCATCTCGGAGAGGAGCTCCGGACGCTCGCCGAGGCGCTCGGGACCGAGGGCTACGAGACGGTCGGCATCTCGAACAACACGTGGATCACCGAGGAGTTCGGCTACACCCGCGGGTTCGAGACGTTCCACAAGACCTGGCAGCTCGTCCAGTCCGAGACCGACCTCGGCGAGGTGACGCGGGCCGAGCACGCCCGCGGAAAGCTCGACGCCTTCGTCTCGCAGGCGCTCTCGGGTAACCCGCTGGTCAACGGCCTGAACGCGCTCTACGACGAGTTCGTTCGAACGAACGACGACGACGGGGCCGCGCGGACGACCGAGTGGATCGGCGACTGGCTCGACGAGCGTGAGGAGGACCGTCCCTTCTTCTGTTTCGCGAACTACATCGAGCCCCACATCGAGTACGGCCCGCCCCGCGAGTACGCCGAGCCGTTCCTGCCCGAGGGGGGCTACGACGAGGCGACCGCGATCCGACAGGACCCCCGGGCCTACGACGTCGGCGAGTACGACATCGACGATCGGGAGTTCGAGCTGCTCGAGGGGCTCTATAAGGGCGAGCTCGCCTATCTGGACGCGAAGATCGGCGAGTTCGTCGATGCCCTAAAGGACGCCGGCGAGTGGGAGGACACCGTCCTGATCGTCTGTGGCGACCACGGCGAGAACGTCGGCGATCACGGCTTCTTCGGCCACCAGTACAACGTCTACGACACCCTGCTCCACGTCCCGCTGGTGATCCACGGCGGGGCCTTCGAGCCCGCCACCGGCGAGGACGAGCTGGTCCAGCTGCTCGACCTGTTCCCGACGCTGCTCGACCTCGCGGACGCCGACGCGCCCGCCGCGTGCGAGCAGGCACAGGGCCGGTCGCTGCTCGCCGGCGGGCCGGACCGGGAGTCGGTGGTCGCCGAGTACGTCTCCCCCCAGCCGTCGATGGAGCAGCTGGAGGAGCGTTTCGGCGAGATACCCGAGGAGCTCTACGAGTACGACCGCTCGCTGCGGGCGATCCGCACCCGGGAGTACAAGTACGTCCGGGGTTCGGACGGCACCGAGGAGCTCTACGACGTCGAACAGGATCCCGAGGAGCGCTTCGACATCGCGTCGACCGAGGCCGAGATCGCCGCCGACCTCGCCGACGAACTCGACGACTGGCTCGACTCCTTCGAACACACCGAGGAGGGCGGCGAGGTCGAGATGACCGACGCCACTAAGGGCCGGCTGCGCGATCTGGGCTATCTATGA